The Rhea pennata isolate bPtePen1 chromosome 7, bPtePen1.pri, whole genome shotgun sequence genome contains a region encoding:
- the LOC134142541 gene encoding lysosomal acid lipase/cholesteryl ester hydrolase-like, protein MNVSEIIRHHGYPSEEYEVTTEDGYILRVFRIPGGRNSRNTGQKPIVFLQHAFLGDSTHWISNLPNNSLAFILADAGYDVWMGNSRGNTWSLKHKTLKPSQKEFWQFSFSEMGKYDLPAELYFTMNKTGQKHVYYVGHSEGTAIGFIAFSTYHELAQRVKVFFALGPVATCTHSTSPLIKLTSVPESLLRSRIDAYVTHSPAGTSVQNMIHWHQLMHADRFQAYDYGAKENTKKYNQSTPPVYEIEKMNTAVALWSGGRDKFADPKDMAKLLPRITKLIYYEDLPDWGHLDFIWGLDATKKMYWKILELIRKNP, encoded by the exons ATGAACGTT AGTGAAATTATCAGACATCATGGGTACCCCAGTGAGGAGTACGAAGTTACGACTGAGGATGGATACATTCTTCGTGTTTTCAGAATTCCTGGTGGGAGGAACAGTCGGAATACAG ggcaAAAGCCTATAGTCTTCCTACAGCATGCTTTTCTAGGAGACTCTACCCACTGGATTTCTAACCTGCCCAACAACAGCCTGGCATTTATCCTAGCAGATGCTGGCTATGACGTCTGGATGGGAAACAGCCGAGGGAACACTTGGTCTTTAAAACACAAGACCCTTAAGCCTTCCCAGAAGGAGTTCTGGCAGTTCAG CTTCAGTGAGATGGGTAAATACGATCTTCCAGCAGAGCTGTACTTCACCATGAATAAAACTGGACAGAAACACGTATATTATGTTGGCCACTCTGAAGGCACAGCAATAG GGTTCATAGCATTTTCTACATACCATGAGTTGGCTCAAAGGGTCAAAGTGTTCTTTGCTCTGGGCCCAGTAgccacatgcacacacagtaCAAGCCCTTTGATTAAGTTAACAAGTGTTCCTGAATCACTACTCAGG AGTCGAATAGATGCATACGTAACTCATTCCCCAGCTGGGACATCAGTTCAGAACATGATTCATTGGCATCAG CTAATGCATGCAGACCGATTTCAAGCTTATGACTATGGTGCTAAGGAAAACACGAAGAAATACAACCAG TCTACTCCTCCTGTATACGAGATAGAGAAGATGAACACAGCAGTTGCTCTTTGGAGTGGTGGGCGCGACAAGTTTGCAGATCCAAAAGACATGGCAAAGCTACTTCCTCGGATCACTAAGCTCATTTACTATGAGGATCTTCCTGACTGGGGACACCTAGATTTCATCTGGGGCCTTGATGCAACTAAGAAAATGTACTGGAAAATCCTTGAACTAATAAGAAAAAACCCTTAA